The Populus trichocarpa isolate Nisqually-1 chromosome 11, P.trichocarpa_v4.1, whole genome shotgun sequence genome has a segment encoding these proteins:
- the LOC18107145 gene encoding cysteine-rich receptor-like protein kinase 10 — protein sequence FAHPYSTGHDVNEVYGLFLCRGDVSVKVCLECVNLLRNEVVQRCPIQKEAIIYYDLCFLRYSNSNIFSRFSQTSWVVLLNTQNIAVDVQFNKRVNDSISDAAKEAARAPSGEKKFAAKKVIYTWEESLYVLVQCTPDLSKYDCNRCLNLTISYISVWSKNAQGGRVLFPSCNSRFEIYSFYNETAVVPLPPPPLSPPPLSPPVVPLPPSPGSIADGKGSIFFFIIPKSFFIISLI from the coding sequence tttgctcacccctactctACAGGACATGATGTTAATGAGGTCTATGGCCTCTTTCTTTGCCGTGGCGATGTCAGTGTCAAAGTTTGCCTAGAATGTGTGAACCTTCTAAGAAACGAAGTAGTCCAAAGATGTCCAATCCAGAAGGAGGCTATCATATATTATGATCTGTGCTTCCTGCGCTACTCAAACAGTAACATCTTCTCCAGGTTCAGCCAAACGTCTTGGGTTGTCTTGTTGAATACACAAAATATAGCTGTTGATGTACAATTTAACAAGCGAGTGAATGATTCTATATCTGATGCTGCTAAAGAAGCTGCAAGAGCGCCATCAGGTGAAAAAAAGTTCGCAGCCAAAAAAGTGATTTATACGTGGGAAGAATCTCTATACGTTCTTGTGCAGTGCACACCGGATCTATCTAAATATGATTGTAATCGGTGTCTTAACCTAACTATCTCCTACATATCAGTTTGGAGTAAAAATGCGCAAGGAGGAAGAGTCTTGTTTCCAAGCTGTaattctcgatttgaaatttattctttttacaaCGAAACTGCCGTTGTTCCCCTCCCTCCACCACCACTGTCACCACCACCACTGTCCCCGCCAGTTGTTCCCCTCCCTCCATCTCCAGGCTCAATAGCAGATGGAAAAGgttctattttcttctttatcattccaaaatccttctttatcatttctTTAATATGA
- the LOC18109763 gene encoding G-type lectin S-receptor-like serine/threonine-protein kinase B120 isoform X2, with protein MRIKVGAGLSAVIVVLFFSACTYTMRRRTNLRTEEQLLDLAGRATVGDDYPDKDIQGEVTSQDLPLIRLDVINEATKQFSDENKLGQGGFGPVYRGTLEDGKEVAVKRLSRTSGQGQREFLNEVVLIARLQHRNLVRLLGCCLEKNEKLLIYEYMPNKSLDVILFGSSNGVLLDWQRRLSIINGIARGLLYLHEDSRLRIIHRDLKTSNILLDYEMNPKISDFGMARIFGGNQSEANTNRIVGTYGYMAPEYAMAGLFSVKSDVFSFGVLLLEIISGKRNVGFHLLEEGESLLTFAWKLWSDGQGLELMDPMLEKSSVATEVLRCIHIGLLCVQEDPADRPTMSSVLHVLASDTITLPIPKQPAFSIGRFVAMEGQSSNQKVCSSNELTFSVSSPR; from the exons ATGCGGATTAAAGTCGGTGCAGGCCTATCCGCAGTTATTGTTGTGCTATTTTTCAGTGCTTGCACTTACACCATGAGGAGAAGGACGAATCTGAGAACAG AGGAACAATTACTCGACTTGGCAGGGCGAGCAACTGTTGGGGACGACTATCCAGACAAAGATATTCAAGGAGAGGTGACATCCCAGGACCTCCCTTTGATCCGGCTAGATGTTATAAATGAAGCTACAAAGCAATTTTCTGATGAAAACAAACTTGGTCAAGGAGGGTTTGGCCCAGTATACAGG GGTACGTTAGAGGATGGCAAAGAAGTTGCAGTTAAGAGGCTCTCAAGAACTTCTGGTCAAGGACAAAGAGAATTCCTGAACGAAGTCGTTTTAATCGCCAGATTACAACACAGAAATCTTGTCAGACTCCTGGGATGCTGtctggaaaaaaatgaaaagttacTTATCTATGAGTATATGCCCAACAAAAGCCTTGATGTCATTCTTTTTG GTTCCAGCAATGGAGTCCTGCTTGACTGGCAAAGACGCTTGAGCATAATCAATGGAATTGCACGGGGGCTCTTGTATCTTCATGAAGATTCTCGTCTTAGAATTATTCACAGGGATCTCAAAACAAGCAACATTTTGCTTGATTATGAGATGAATCCAAAGATATCAGACTTTGGAATGGCTCGGATTTTCGGTGGAAATCAAAGCGAGGCTAACACGAATAGAATTGTCGGAACTTA TGGATACATGGCCCCAGAGTATGCTATGGCGGGTCTTTTTTCTGTAAAATCAGATGttttcagtttcggagtgttgCTGTTAGAGATAATCAGTGGAAAAAGAAACGTTGGCTTTCATCTCTTAGAAGAAGGCGAAAGCCTTCTCACTTTT GCATGGAAACTGTGGTCTGATGGTCAAGGACTGGAATTGATGGACCCTATGCTAGAGAAATCAAGCGTGGCAACTGAGGTGCTGAGATGCATCCACATTGGGCTGCTCTGCGTGCAAGAGGATCCAGCAGATAGACCCACAATGTCATCTGTGCTTCATGTGTTGGCAAGTGATACCATAACACTCCCTATCCCTAAACAGCCTGCATTTTCTATTGGCCGATTTGTTGCCATGGAAGGTCAATCCTCAAATCAGAAAGTTTGTTCTAGCAATGAATTAACCTTTTCCGTTTCATCACCACGATGA
- the LOC18109763 gene encoding G-type lectin S-receptor-like serine/threonine-protein kinase B120 isoform X1 produces the protein MRIKVGAGLSAVIVVLFFSACTYTMRRRTNLRTEEIGNIQEEQLLDLAGRATVGDDYPDKDIQGEVTSQDLPLIRLDVINEATKQFSDENKLGQGGFGPVYRGTLEDGKEVAVKRLSRTSGQGQREFLNEVVLIARLQHRNLVRLLGCCLEKNEKLLIYEYMPNKSLDVILFGSSNGVLLDWQRRLSIINGIARGLLYLHEDSRLRIIHRDLKTSNILLDYEMNPKISDFGMARIFGGNQSEANTNRIVGTYGYMAPEYAMAGLFSVKSDVFSFGVLLLEIISGKRNVGFHLLEEGESLLTFAWKLWSDGQGLELMDPMLEKSSVATEVLRCIHIGLLCVQEDPADRPTMSSVLHVLASDTITLPIPKQPAFSIGRFVAMEGQSSNQKVCSSNELTFSVSSPR, from the exons ATGCGGATTAAAGTCGGTGCAGGCCTATCCGCAGTTATTGTTGTGCTATTTTTCAGTGCTTGCACTTACACCATGAGGAGAAGGACGAATCTGAGAACAG AGGAAATAGGAAATATCCAAGAGGAACAATTACTCGACTTGGCAGGGCGAGCAACTGTTGGGGACGACTATCCAGACAAAGATATTCAAGGAGAGGTGACATCCCAGGACCTCCCTTTGATCCGGCTAGATGTTATAAATGAAGCTACAAAGCAATTTTCTGATGAAAACAAACTTGGTCAAGGAGGGTTTGGCCCAGTATACAGG GGTACGTTAGAGGATGGCAAAGAAGTTGCAGTTAAGAGGCTCTCAAGAACTTCTGGTCAAGGACAAAGAGAATTCCTGAACGAAGTCGTTTTAATCGCCAGATTACAACACAGAAATCTTGTCAGACTCCTGGGATGCTGtctggaaaaaaatgaaaagttacTTATCTATGAGTATATGCCCAACAAAAGCCTTGATGTCATTCTTTTTG GTTCCAGCAATGGAGTCCTGCTTGACTGGCAAAGACGCTTGAGCATAATCAATGGAATTGCACGGGGGCTCTTGTATCTTCATGAAGATTCTCGTCTTAGAATTATTCACAGGGATCTCAAAACAAGCAACATTTTGCTTGATTATGAGATGAATCCAAAGATATCAGACTTTGGAATGGCTCGGATTTTCGGTGGAAATCAAAGCGAGGCTAACACGAATAGAATTGTCGGAACTTA TGGATACATGGCCCCAGAGTATGCTATGGCGGGTCTTTTTTCTGTAAAATCAGATGttttcagtttcggagtgttgCTGTTAGAGATAATCAGTGGAAAAAGAAACGTTGGCTTTCATCTCTTAGAAGAAGGCGAAAGCCTTCTCACTTTT GCATGGAAACTGTGGTCTGATGGTCAAGGACTGGAATTGATGGACCCTATGCTAGAGAAATCAAGCGTGGCAACTGAGGTGCTGAGATGCATCCACATTGGGCTGCTCTGCGTGCAAGAGGATCCAGCAGATAGACCCACAATGTCATCTGTGCTTCATGTGTTGGCAAGTGATACCATAACACTCCCTATCCCTAAACAGCCTGCATTTTCTATTGGCCGATTTGTTGCCATGGAAGGTCAATCCTCAAATCAGAAAGTTTGTTCTAGCAATGAATTAACCTTTTCCGTTTCATCACCACGATGA
- the LOC7485541 gene encoding protein NDR1, translating into MSTSQQLPTHHQREPKPIKRHHSASYYVNRVRDSLTTRISKIICGIFLTLLFVGGIAVFITWLSLRPHRPRILISNFFIPGLDQPDGFENAEISFNVTARNANRAVGYYYDSVEAFVYYRDRAIGSTPLVDSFYQEPKNTTNLSKVLKGATLDVNSDRWRVFRKDFARGAVVFRLDVTAMIRFKLSTWDSKRHRMHANCDVAVGRDGSILATSKNKRCLVYFT; encoded by the coding sequence ATGTCCACCTCCCAACAGTTACCCACTCACCATCAACGGGAACCCAAACCCATCAAACGCCACCATTCCGCCAGCTACTATGTTAATCGAGTCCGCGACAGCCTTACTACTCGGATCTCCAAGATTATATGTGGCATATTTTTAACCCTTCTATTCGTTGGTGGTATTGCTGTATTCATAACATGGCTCAGTTTACGCCCACATCGTCCTCGGATCCTTATCTCGAATTTTTTTATTCCGGGTTTGGATCAACCTGATGGGTTCGAAAATGCTGAGATAAGTTTCAATGTCACAGCCCGGAACGCAAACCGAGCAGTTGGGTATTATTATGATTCGGTGGAAGCCTTTGTTTACTATAGAGATCGAGCAATTGGGTCTACACCCTTAGTGGACTCATTTTACCAAGAGCCCAAAAACACAACTAATTTGTCCAAGGTGTTGAAAGGGGCCACCCTGGATGTGAATAGTGACCGTTGGCGGGTATTTAGGAAAGATTTTGCGCGTGGAGCGGTTGTTTTTCGATTAGATGTAACGGCCATGATTCGATTTAAGCTGTCCACGTGGGATAGTAAGCGCCATCGGATGCATGCCAATTGTGATGTTGCTGTTGGCCGAGATGGGTCCATCTTGGCAACTTCTAAAAATAAGAGATGCCTTGTATATTTCACTTGA